In one Neobacillus sp. WH10 genomic region, the following are encoded:
- a CDS encoding VWA domain-containing protein, with amino-acid sequence MGLELKYPYLLVLLIPVFFLIYLYFKQIRYSTTPEKVVIGCLRTILFLLIAFALTIPQLLLPIKEESIIFLVDRSASFEDAEDAVLEWLDESLQSKKGNQNFAIASFANGTMVEQSLSNKKTVVDTFNGKLKTGETNLEEGIGFAASMMKKEGTGRIILLSDGNETAGMSKDAAKLLKNQKIELDYVQFKQKFREDMAITKLDVPPTLYEGETVNLTVSIVSNVEKTADLRISLNNKDFLHEKINVKEGHNEFSFSHIPSEPGMAIYKAELGAEKDTFIENNSLYAATNVKGTPRVLLVQGNQEDPLAQILQSSGLIVDKLIPEKLPTTLAGFLQYQSIIFNNVPGTKVSEQQMNLIEKSVKEFGTGFAMFGGEESFGLGGYFKTPIENLLPVDMDIKGKKEMPSLGLVIVIDRSGSMNGNKLTLAKEAAARSVDLLREKDTLGFIAFDDRPWVIVETGPLDNKKKVIEKIRSVSVGGGTNIYPALEKAYQELKDLKLQRKHIILLTDGQSAAGGDYQSLIEDGKKNNVTLSTVALGSDADRNLLEDLSGQGNGRFYDVTDASVIPSILSRETVMTTRTYIEDNPFYPVVQPFPEWTPFFQNGIPKMNAYIAVTAKNRAQVPIISEKKDPILAEWHYGLGTTFAFTSDMTGKWSGDWAKWANLPQFLNQIIAKSLPQFDSEPFRFTIEKENGNTVVHLKATEDQFLPLDVSVVSQNGSVMETNSKPTAPGEFEVSFPNNPGMYFLRVKQTTENGQDKLFQTGFSVPYSDEYLLRGTNKELLKELAAITGGKELKSAKEAFRPSKQKPKTKEPISQQLLLAAFLLLVFEILIRRLGFQPFYFLMRLLKKTPKKGEEDRTASLQQLAKAKAKVKASAENKREIKNEESKNEIKKEKLPKQELQTIDNRKKNMPVVSLAEKEERMKRLLEAKKRKK; translated from the coding sequence GTGGGTTTAGAGCTTAAGTATCCCTACCTTCTCGTTCTATTAATTCCTGTCTTTTTCTTAATCTATCTTTATTTTAAACAAATAAGATATTCGACCACTCCGGAAAAGGTAGTGATTGGCTGTTTAAGAACTATTTTATTTCTATTGATTGCTTTTGCGCTCACAATCCCCCAATTATTGCTGCCAATCAAAGAGGAATCGATAATTTTTCTCGTTGATCGGTCGGCAAGCTTTGAAGACGCGGAGGATGCAGTACTGGAGTGGCTAGACGAAAGCTTGCAATCGAAAAAAGGAAATCAAAACTTCGCAATTGCTTCGTTCGCAAATGGAACGATGGTTGAACAATCTCTCTCTAATAAAAAAACAGTAGTGGATACATTTAACGGAAAGTTGAAAACTGGTGAAACAAATCTGGAAGAAGGAATAGGGTTTGCGGCTTCCATGATGAAAAAGGAGGGAACCGGCAGGATTATCTTATTGAGTGATGGAAATGAGACTGCCGGCATGAGTAAAGATGCTGCAAAGCTATTAAAAAATCAGAAGATTGAGTTAGATTATGTTCAATTTAAGCAAAAATTTCGAGAGGATATGGCGATTACAAAGCTGGATGTGCCTCCAACCCTATACGAGGGAGAAACAGTAAATTTAACGGTATCAATTGTCAGTAATGTTGAAAAAACAGCCGATCTGAGGATTTCTTTAAATAACAAGGATTTTCTCCATGAGAAGATAAATGTAAAAGAAGGGCATAATGAGTTTTCATTTTCACATATTCCATCAGAGCCGGGAATGGCCATTTATAAGGCAGAGCTAGGGGCAGAAAAGGATACCTTTATTGAAAACAATTCCCTTTATGCTGCAACAAATGTCAAGGGTACTCCAAGAGTGCTTTTAGTCCAGGGTAATCAGGAAGATCCATTAGCACAAATTTTACAATCCTCCGGGCTAATCGTAGACAAGCTAATTCCAGAGAAGCTGCCGACAACCTTAGCTGGCTTTTTACAATATCAGTCAATTATTTTTAATAATGTACCGGGAACAAAGGTCAGTGAGCAGCAAATGAATTTGATTGAAAAGTCAGTCAAGGAATTTGGAACAGGCTTTGCCATGTTCGGTGGTGAGGAAAGCTTTGGTCTCGGGGGCTATTTTAAAACCCCAATTGAAAACCTTTTACCTGTTGACATGGACATAAAGGGAAAAAAAGAGATGCCATCACTAGGATTGGTCATTGTCATTGACCGTTCCGGAAGTATGAACGGCAATAAGCTGACATTAGCAAAGGAAGCTGCGGCACGTTCTGTGGATTTATTACGAGAAAAGGATACGCTTGGTTTTATTGCTTTTGATGACCGCCCGTGGGTGATTGTTGAAACCGGTCCACTCGATAACAAGAAAAAGGTGATTGAAAAAATTCGCTCAGTATCTGTCGGGGGAGGAACGAATATTTATCCTGCACTGGAAAAGGCTTATCAAGAGTTAAAAGATTTAAAACTACAGCGAAAGCACATTATTTTGTTAACAGATGGGCAATCAGCTGCCGGTGGAGATTATCAATCGCTGATAGAAGATGGTAAAAAGAATAATGTTACCTTGTCCACGGTTGCCCTAGGAAGTGACGCCGACCGAAACCTTTTGGAAGACCTTTCCGGACAGGGGAACGGGCGATTTTATGATGTAACCGATGCATCTGTTATTCCAAGTATTCTTTCTAGAGAAACTGTTATGACAACAAGAACCTATATTGAAGACAATCCGTTTTATCCTGTTGTGCAGCCATTTCCGGAGTGGACACCCTTTTTTCAAAACGGAATTCCGAAAATGAATGCCTATATTGCAGTAACAGCGAAAAACAGAGCTCAAGTGCCGATAATAAGTGAAAAAAAGGATCCTATTCTTGCTGAATGGCATTATGGTTTAGGAACCACATTTGCCTTTACCTCGGATATGACAGGAAAATGGTCGGGAGACTGGGCTAAATGGGCAAACTTGCCACAATTTTTGAATCAGATTATCGCTAAATCACTGCCGCAATTTGATAGCGAGCCATTCCGTTTTACGATTGAAAAAGAAAATGGTAATACCGTTGTTCATTTGAAAGCAACAGAAGATCAATTTTTGCCGCTTGACGTATCAGTTGTTTCACAAAATGGGTCGGTGATGGAAACCAATTCTAAACCAACTGCCCCAGGCGAATTTGAAGTGAGCTTTCCTAATAATCCAGGAATGTATTTTTTACGGGTGAAGCAAACCACTGAGAATGGGCAGGATAAATTGTTTCAAACAGGGTTTTCTGTTCCTTATTCTGATGAGTATTTGTTAAGAGGAACAAATAAGGAGTTATTAAAGGAGCTTGCAGCTATAACTGGCGGCAAGGAACTAAAGTCTGCAAAAGAAGCGTTCAGACCTTCAAAACAAAAGCCAAAAACAAAAGAGCCGATTAGTCAGCAGCTCTTATTAGCCGCCTTTCTGCTTTTGGTGTTTGAGATTTTGATTAGGAGACTAGGTTTCCAGCCGTTTTATTTCTTGATGCGCCTTCTGAAGAAAACTCCAAAAAAAGGAGAGGAAGATCGGACAGCATCCCTTCAGCAGCTGGCTAAGGCGAAAGCAAAAGTAAAGGCAAGTGCTGAAAACAAAAGGGAAATTAAAAACGAGGAATCTAAGAATGAAATTAAAAAAGAAAAATTGCCAAAACAAGAACTGCAAACTATAGATAATAGGAAGAAAAACATGCCAGTCGTCTCATTGGCGGAAAAGGAAGAACGAATGAAGCGGCTGCTTGAAGCAAAGAAAAGAAAGAAGTAA
- a CDS encoding putative DNA-binding protein encodes MLEKTTRMNYLYDFYYSLLTPKQQSYMSLYYLDDYSLGEIAEEYDVSRQAVYDNIKRTEAMLEEYEEKLLLFQKFQERSRLIRHVKELLEEENPSKQALLETVTELEKLD; translated from the coding sequence ATGCTTGAAAAGACGACACGAATGAACTATCTTTACGATTTTTACTATTCGTTGTTAACGCCAAAGCAGCAAAGCTACATGTCTCTCTATTACTTAGATGATTACTCATTGGGTGAAATTGCCGAAGAGTATGATGTAAGCCGTCAAGCCGTTTATGATAATATAAAGCGGACTGAAGCAATGCTCGAGGAGTATGAGGAAAAGCTGTTATTATTTCAGAAATTTCAAGAGCGCTCTAGACTAATAAGGCACGTGAAAGAATTGCTTGAAGAGGAGAACCCTTCAAAGCAGGCATTGTTAGAAACGGTTACTGAGCTTGAGAAATTAGATTAG
- the ffh gene encoding signal recognition particle protein, with amino-acid sequence MAFEGLADRLQNTIQKIRGKGKVSEADVKEMMREVRLALLEADVNFKVVKDFVKKVSERAVGQEVLKSLTPGQQIIKIVNEELTALMGGEQSKIAASNRPPTVIMMVGLQGAGKTTTTGKLSLLLRKKYNRKPLLVAADIYRPAAIKQLQTLGKQLDMPVFSLGDQVSPVEIAKQAIAKAKEDHNDYVLIDTAGRLHVDEALMDELKDIKELTKPDEIFLVVDAMTGQDAVNVAQSFNEQLGLTGVVLTKLDGDTRGGAALSIRAVTQTPIKFVGLGEKMDALEPFHPERMASRILGMGDVLTLIEKAQANVDEQKAKELEQKMRTATFTLEDFLEQLGQVRNLGPLDELLKMMPGANKIKGLNNLQIEEKQIAHVEAIIQSMTKAEKNNPEILNANRKRRIAKGSGRPVTEINRLLKQFEDMKKMMKQMTGMQQKGKKKGGFKFPFKPF; translated from the coding sequence ATGGCGTTTGAAGGATTAGCCGACCGACTGCAGAATACTATCCAAAAAATCCGCGGAAAAGGGAAGGTCTCGGAAGCGGACGTAAAAGAAATGATGCGTGAAGTGCGTCTTGCATTACTTGAAGCAGACGTTAACTTTAAAGTCGTCAAAGATTTTGTAAAAAAAGTAAGTGAACGAGCTGTAGGGCAAGAAGTACTGAAAAGCTTAACTCCTGGTCAGCAGATCATTAAAATCGTTAACGAGGAATTGACTGCGCTAATGGGGGGGGAGCAAAGCAAGATTGCTGCATCGAATCGTCCACCTACCGTTATTATGATGGTAGGGTTACAGGGTGCCGGTAAAACCACGACAACAGGTAAGCTTTCGCTTTTGCTTCGCAAGAAGTATAACCGCAAACCATTGCTTGTTGCCGCTGACATATACCGACCTGCTGCAATTAAGCAGCTTCAAACTCTTGGGAAACAATTAGACATGCCCGTTTTTTCACTAGGCGATCAAGTAAGCCCGGTCGAAATTGCAAAACAGGCCATTGCGAAAGCAAAAGAAGATCATAATGACTATGTTCTAATTGATACAGCTGGACGATTACACGTCGATGAGGCATTGATGGACGAGTTAAAGGATATTAAAGAACTCACGAAACCAGATGAGATTTTCCTTGTTGTGGATGCCATGACCGGTCAGGATGCCGTTAATGTTGCCCAAAGCTTTAATGAACAGCTTGGTTTAACGGGGGTTGTTTTAACGAAGCTTGATGGTGACACAAGGGGCGGGGCCGCACTCTCTATTCGCGCTGTCACGCAAACACCGATTAAATTTGTCGGTCTAGGCGAAAAAATGGATGCATTGGAGCCGTTCCACCCGGAACGAATGGCCTCTAGGATCTTAGGCATGGGTGATGTACTGACTCTAATCGAAAAAGCTCAGGCAAATGTCGACGAACAAAAGGCAAAAGAGTTAGAACAAAAGATGCGGACTGCGACATTTACACTCGAAGACTTTTTGGAACAGCTTGGCCAGGTTCGAAATCTAGGTCCACTTGATGAATTATTAAAAATGATGCCTGGCGCAAACAAAATCAAAGGTTTGAATAATCTTCAAATTGAGGAAAAACAAATTGCCCATGTTGAAGCCATTATTCAATCTATGACAAAGGCAGAAAAAAATAATCCCGAAATCCTAAATGCGAACCGTAAGCGAAGAATTGCAAAAGGCAGCGGGCGTCCAGTCACTGAAATCAACCGCTTATTAAAGCAGTTTGAAGACATGAAAAAAATGATGAAGCAAATGACAGGAATGCAGCAAAAAGGAAAGAAAAAAGGCGGATTTAAGTTTCCATTTAAGCCATTCTAG
- the rpsP gene encoding 30S ribosomal protein S16 gives MAVKIRLKRMGAKKTPFYRIVVADSRSPRDGRYIEIVGTYNPVTQPAKVEINEELVLKWLKDGAKPSDTVRNLFSNQGIMEKFHNAKLNK, from the coding sequence ATGGCAGTAAAAATTCGTTTAAAACGTATGGGAGCAAAGAAAACTCCTTTCTATCGTATTGTAGTAGCAGATTCTCGTTCACCACGTGACGGACGTTACATTGAGATCGTTGGAACATACAACCCAGTTACTCAACCAGCTAAAGTTGAAATCAACGAAGAATTAGTGCTTAAATGGTTAAAAGACGGTGCGAAACCATCTGATACAGTTCGTAACCTTTTCTCAAACCAAGGCATCATGGAAAAATTCCATAATGCAAAATTAAACAAGTAA
- a CDS encoding KH domain-containing protein, whose amino-acid sequence MKQLIETIVKPLVDFPEDVRIEVVEDDNRATYQLSVNKTDMGKVIGKQGRVAKAIRTVVYAAGSSQQKKIFLEIGE is encoded by the coding sequence ATGAAACAATTAATCGAAACGATTGTTAAGCCCCTTGTTGATTTCCCAGAAGATGTTCGTATCGAGGTCGTAGAAGATGACAATCGAGCAACGTACCAGCTTTCTGTTAACAAGACAGATATGGGAAAAGTAATTGGTAAACAAGGGCGTGTTGCAAAGGCCATTAGAACTGTTGTTTATGCAGCAGGATCGTCACAACAGAAGAAAATTTTTCTAGAAATTGGTGAATAG
- a CDS encoding YlqD family protein, producing the protein MQIIQTVVVKQILTENSKQQLFHTYHSKMLQLQKECDQLQFELKRLEKTKSFSPSALKKHFEKDIEIRKEKIKLLEFQIEQLHILPLGSELNEKEVQALVEVKVGDKWNERLGQPTIIIKDGIIEEIR; encoded by the coding sequence ATGCAAATCATTCAAACAGTTGTCGTTAAGCAAATATTAACGGAAAACAGCAAGCAGCAGCTTTTCCATACATACCATTCTAAGATGCTTCAGCTTCAAAAAGAATGTGATCAGCTGCAATTCGAGCTGAAGCGGTTAGAGAAAACAAAATCCTTTTCACCAAGTGCACTAAAAAAACATTTTGAAAAAGATATAGAAATACGCAAAGAAAAAATAAAGTTGCTTGAGTTTCAAATCGAACAATTACATATCCTACCATTAGGTAGTGAATTAAATGAAAAGGAAGTTCAGGCCCTAGTAGAGGTAAAGGTAGGCGACAAATGGAACGAGAGGTTAGGACAGCCTACAATTATTATTAAAGATGGTATCATTGAGGAAATTAGATAG
- the rimM gene encoding ribosome maturation factor RimM (Essential for efficient processing of 16S rRNA): MEKWFNVGKIVNTQGIKGEVRVISKTDFPEKRYKKGNVLYLFMPNSNMPIELTVKSHRTHKNFELLTFDGFTSINEVEKIRDGILKVPESQLDTLEEDEFYYHEIIGCLVATTHGEEIGKVTEILSPGANDVWVVKGKGGKELLIPYIHDVVKKVDVKEKVILIDPMEGLLS; this comes from the coding sequence ATGGAAAAATGGTTTAATGTCGGAAAGATTGTTAATACTCAAGGCATAAAAGGTGAAGTAAGAGTTATTTCAAAAACGGATTTCCCTGAGAAACGTTACAAGAAGGGGAATGTTTTATATTTATTTATGCCGAATTCAAACATGCCAATTGAACTAACAGTCAAGAGTCATCGAACACATAAAAATTTTGAATTACTGACATTTGATGGGTTTACTAGTATCAATGAGGTTGAGAAGATTAGGGATGGGATTCTAAAAGTCCCTGAATCACAATTAGACACATTAGAAGAGGATGAATTTTATTACCATGAGATTATTGGATGCCTAGTTGCTACTACTCATGGTGAAGAAATCGGGAAGGTTACCGAAATTTTATCACCTGGTGCTAATGACGTGTGGGTTGTAAAAGGTAAAGGCGGTAAAGAACTTCTTATCCCTTATATTCATGATGTCGTCAAAAAAGTAGATGTAAAAGAAAAAGTCATCTTAATTGATCCAATGGAAGGGTTACTTTCATGA
- the trmD gene encoding tRNA (guanosine(37)-N1)-methyltransferase TrmD, whose protein sequence is MMQIDILTLFPEMFSGVLGQSILQKATEKSAVTYNVVNFRDYSDNKHSTVDDYPYGGGAGMVLKPQPIFDAVAALKETAQSKHPRVILLCPQGERYEQKKAEELAKEEHLIFICGHYEGYDERIREHVVTDEISIGDYVLTGGELGAMVVVDSVVRLLPEVLGNQESHMKDSFSTGLLEHPHYTRPADFRGMKVPDILLSGNHKLIEEWRNKEALRRTLLRRPDLFDKIELTPEQEKWLKEVKKDYE, encoded by the coding sequence ATGATGCAGATTGATATCCTTACATTATTTCCGGAAATGTTTTCTGGGGTACTAGGGCAATCCATTTTGCAAAAAGCTACCGAGAAATCAGCAGTTACTTATAACGTAGTTAATTTTCGTGATTATTCCGATAACAAACACTCCACTGTTGATGATTACCCTTATGGAGGCGGAGCCGGAATGGTATTAAAGCCGCAGCCAATCTTTGATGCCGTTGCCGCTCTTAAGGAAACCGCTCAAAGTAAACACCCAAGGGTGATTCTTCTTTGCCCACAGGGTGAACGTTATGAACAAAAAAAGGCAGAAGAATTAGCGAAAGAAGAGCACTTAATCTTCATCTGCGGTCATTATGAAGGCTATGATGAACGAATCCGGGAGCATGTGGTAACGGATGAAATCTCGATTGGTGATTATGTCCTAACCGGAGGCGAACTTGGGGCAATGGTCGTAGTTGATAGTGTTGTACGTCTCCTGCCAGAGGTGCTCGGCAATCAAGAATCGCATATGAAGGACTCATTCAGTACAGGGCTCTTAGAACATCCGCACTACACAAGACCTGCCGATTTCCGTGGAATGAAAGTGCCTGATATTTTATTGTCTGGAAATCATAAATTAATCGAAGAATGGCGCAATAAAGAAGCATTAAGACGTACCCTTCTTAGAAGGCCGGATTTATTTGATAAAATCGAACTCACTCCTGAACAGGAAAAATGGTTAAAAGAAGTAAAAAAAGATTACGAGTAA
- the rplS gene encoding 50S ribosomal protein L19, with translation MHKLIEEITKEQLRSDLPAFRPGDTVRVHVKVVEGTRERIQLFEGVVIKRRGGGISETFTVRKISYGVGVERTFPVHTPKIAKLEVIRRGKVRRAKLYYLRNLRGKKARIKEIR, from the coding sequence ATGCATAAATTAATCGAAGAAATCACAAAAGAACAACTTCGTTCTGATCTTCCTGCGTTCCGTCCTGGTGATACTGTACGTGTTCACGTTAAAGTTGTCGAGGGTACTCGCGAGCGTATTCAGTTATTTGAAGGTGTAGTGATTAAGCGTCGTGGTGGTGGAATTAGCGAAACTTTTACTGTTCGTAAAATTTCTTACGGAGTAGGCGTTGAGCGTACTTTCCCAGTACACACACCAAAAATTGCGAAGCTTGAAGTAATTCGCCGCGGTAAAGTTCGCCGTGCTAAGCTTTACTACTTGCGTAACCTTCGCGGTAAAAAAGCAAGAATTAAAGAGATCCGCTAA
- the lepB gene encoding signal peptidase I, producing MTKKKNELWEWTKALLIAVALAAVIRYFLFAPIVVDGLSMMPTLKDQDRMIVNKLSYEIGEPKRFDIIVFHAPEKKDYIKRVIGLPGDTIEYKDDTLYVNGKAYEEPYLDKYKKQAEGPLTYSFKLEETAVGRKTVPEGELFVMGDNRRFSKDSRHIGTIPMSKVIGKTNMVYWPVKDAHIVKVK from the coding sequence ATGACAAAAAAGAAGAATGAACTATGGGAATGGACGAAAGCCCTATTGATTGCGGTAGCGCTGGCAGCAGTCATCCGATATTTTCTTTTTGCTCCAATAGTAGTGGATGGCTTATCGATGATGCCAACATTAAAAGATCAGGATCGTATGATAGTTAATAAATTAAGTTATGAAATTGGTGAGCCAAAGCGATTTGATATCATCGTTTTTCATGCTCCTGAGAAAAAGGATTACATAAAGCGTGTGATCGGACTTCCTGGTGACACGATTGAGTATAAGGATGATACGCTATATGTAAATGGAAAAGCGTATGAAGAGCCTTATTTGGATAAATATAAAAAACAGGCTGAAGGTCCTTTAACTTACTCGTTTAAATTGGAAGAAACCGCTGTTGGCCGTAAAACGGTACCAGAAGGTGAATTGTTCGTTATGGGAGATAACCGCCGCTTTAGTAAAGACAGCCGGCATATTGGAACGATTCCAATGAGCAAAGTAATTGGTAAAACAAATATGGTCTACTGGCCGGTTAAAGACGCTCATATTGTTAAAGTGAAATAG
- the ylqF gene encoding ribosome biogenesis GTPase YlqF, whose translation MTIQWFPGHMAKARREVTEKLKLVDIIFELVDARIPYSSRNPMIDEIIQHKPRLVLLNKADMADKAATKEWIAYFAEKGIKALAINSQAGEGMKNIVQASHEILKEKFDRLKAKGVKPRAIRAMIVGIPNAGKSTLINRLAKKNIAKTGNTPGVTKAQQWIKVGKEMELLDTPGILWPKFEDQEVGMKLAITGAIKDTLLNLQDLTVYSLRFLEREYPERLKERYQLDSLPENVVEMFDQIGVLRGCLMAGGIVDYDKVSELVVREIRSEKFGRLTFERPADIMTEKEE comes from the coding sequence TTGACGATCCAATGGTTTCCTGGTCATATGGCAAAGGCTCGCAGAGAGGTCACGGAAAAATTAAAACTAGTTGATATTATTTTTGAATTGGTGGATGCAAGAATTCCGTATTCCTCAAGAAATCCGATGATTGACGAAATTATTCAGCATAAACCAAGGTTGGTCTTATTAAATAAAGCGGATATGGCAGACAAGGCTGCAACAAAAGAATGGATTGCCTATTTTGCAGAAAAAGGTATTAAAGCACTCGCGATTAATTCTCAAGCTGGAGAAGGAATGAAAAATATTGTCCAAGCCTCACATGAGATACTTAAAGAGAAATTTGATCGTTTAAAAGCAAAAGGTGTGAAACCAAGAGCAATTAGGGCGATGATTGTCGGCATCCCAAACGCAGGAAAATCAACACTCATTAACCGTCTCGCTAAAAAAAATATCGCCAAAACAGGAAATACTCCCGGGGTAACAAAGGCACAACAGTGGATAAAAGTTGGCAAAGAAATGGAATTGTTGGATACACCGGGGATTTTATGGCCGAAATTTGAGGATCAAGAGGTCGGTATGAAACTGGCGATTACAGGGGCAATTAAAGATACATTGTTAAACCTGCAAGACCTAACTGTTTACTCTCTAAGATTTTTGGAACGTGAATATCCTGAGCGTTTGAAAGAACGTTATCAACTTGATTCCCTACCGGAAAACGTTGTTGAAATGTTCGATCAAATAGGAGTACTTCGCGGCTGCTTAATGGCAGGTGGAATCGTCGATTATGACAAGGTGTCTGAATTGGTCGTAAGGGAAATAAGGTCGGAAAAATTTGGCCGCCTTACATTTGAACGGCCAGCTGACATTATGACCGAAAAAGAAGAATGA
- the sdaAB gene encoding L-serine ammonia-lyase, iron-sulfur-dependent subunit beta yields the protein MKYRSAFDIIGPVMIGPSSSHTAGAARIGRVARTLFGGLPKKAIISLYGSFAKTYMGHGTDFAIVAGLLNLDTFDERMPRSLEIAKEAGLNVVFRTEEAVTEHPNTVKINLFDEENELEMVGISIGGGTIEITELNSFPLKLSGEHPAILVVHQDRFGIISAVTSVLSKYEINIGHMEVSRLEKGEMALMVIEVDQKIEEIVIDELKNLSNVSQIIRMVE from the coding sequence ATGAAATATCGATCAGCATTTGATATTATTGGTCCAGTTATGATTGGGCCATCAAGCTCTCATACAGCAGGTGCAGCACGTATTGGCAGGGTCGCTAGGACCTTATTCGGAGGACTGCCGAAGAAAGCAATCATCTCATTATACGGTTCATTTGCCAAAACGTATATGGGACACGGAACAGATTTCGCCATTGTGGCCGGACTTTTGAATTTGGATACATTTGATGAAAGAATGCCAAGGTCTTTAGAGATAGCAAAAGAAGCGGGTTTAAATGTAGTTTTTCGTACTGAAGAGGCTGTAACAGAGCATCCAAATACCGTCAAAATTAATTTATTTGATGAGGAAAACGAACTTGAAATGGTAGGGATTTCAATAGGCGGTGGAACTATTGAAATCACTGAATTAAATTCCTTTCCATTAAAGCTTTCTGGAGAACACCCTGCAATTCTGGTTGTTCATCAGGATCGATTTGGCATTATTTCTGCCGTTACAAGTGTATTATCAAAATATGAAATAAACATTGGTCATATGGAAGTATCACGGTTAGAAAAAGGTGAAATGGCTTTAATGGTTATTGAAGTCGATCAGAAAATTGAAGAAATTGTTATTGATGAATTAAAAAATCTTTCAAATGTATCACAAATAATTCGTATGGTTGAATAA
- the sdaAA gene encoding L-serine ammonia-lyase, iron-sulfur-dependent, subunit alpha, with protein MFRNVAELVRLAETNQVKIAEIMIRQEIEVSGLTREEVIAKMETNLTVMEQAVERGLNGVFSHTGLTGGDAVMLQNYIKSGKAIGGTILLDAVSKAVATNEVNAAMGVICATPTAGSAGVVPGTLFAVKEKLNPTREEMIEFLFTAAAFGFVVANNASISGAAGGCQAEVGSASGMAAAAIVEMAGGSPQQASEAMAITLKNMLGLVCDPVAGLVEVPCVKRNAMGASNAITAADMALAGISSRIPCDEVINAMFLIGQAMPSSLRETAEGGLAATPTGRRLEQEIFGSSSTVKLKDLIVS; from the coding sequence ATGTTTCGAAATGTAGCAGAACTGGTTCGACTTGCAGAAACTAATCAAGTAAAAATAGCGGAGATCATGATCCGACAGGAAATAGAAGTATCAGGTCTTACTAGAGAAGAAGTAATTGCGAAAATGGAAACCAATTTAACCGTGATGGAACAAGCGGTGGAAAGAGGTCTTAATGGTGTCTTTTCACATACCGGACTAACGGGTGGGGATGCGGTGATGCTCCAAAACTATATTAAAAGCGGTAAAGCTATTGGAGGTACGATTTTACTAGATGCTGTCAGTAAAGCAGTGGCCACTAATGAAGTGAATGCCGCAATGGGTGTTATTTGTGCAACACCAACTGCAGGTTCTGCAGGTGTGGTACCAGGAACATTATTTGCTGTAAAAGAAAAATTGAATCCAACCCGCGAGGAAATGATTGAATTCTTGTTTACCGCAGCTGCATTTGGTTTTGTAGTCGCCAATAATGCCTCTATTTCCGGTGCTGCAGGTGGATGTCAGGCTGAAGTAGGCTCTGCAAGTGGTATGGCAGCAGCTGCGATTGTAGAAATGGCTGGCGGCTCACCACAGCAGGCATCAGAGGCGATGGCCATCACCTTGAAGAATATGCTGGGATTAGTATGTGATCCTGTTGCAGGATTAGTTGAAGTTCCTTGTGTAAAACGGAATGCAATGGGTGCCTCTAATGCTATTACTGCAGCAGATATGGCACTTGCTGGAATTTCAAGCAGAATCCCTTGTGATGAAGTCATTAATGCCATGTTCTTAATTGGCCAAGCAATGCCATCTTCATTGAGGGAAACCGCAGAAGGCGGCCTTGCCGCAACTCCGACTGGCAGAAGACTGGAACAAGAAATTTTTGGAAGTAGCAGCACAGTTAAACTGAAAGACCTAATTGTTTCTTAA